The following is a genomic window from Marinifilum sp. JC120.
GGCTTCTAATTATCTTGAACATCGTTTGCGTAATGCACTGCCTTACAGTGTGCGAGTGCTAAACGATGGCGCTTGTTTAGAGTTCATGCCCATTGTTTCCAGTGGTTTATATATGGATGAGTTGCCGAGTGTGGCAAATGGGGCGATTGCTATTGGCAGTATTACTCCAATTGTTGTTTCTCCTTTTGTCATCTCTGGAGGAAGTGGTGATTATTTAGCGATTGCGGCAAATAGCTCCGATGAACTTTATGGCTTATTTCCTGATTCTTTGGCGGCAATTAATTCTGTAACTAATACTAGTATTACCTTGGTCGATGATAAGCAATGGCTGCGTAATTCAATTAACCAGCGTTTTTATGTGGTGGAATCCCCTAGTGCATTTTGTTTAGTA
Proteins encoded in this region:
- a CDS encoding type II secretion system protein, which gives rise to ASNYLEHRLRNALPYSVRVLNDGACLEFMPIVSSGLYMDELPSVANGAIAIGSITPIVVSPFVISGGSGDYLAIAANSSDELYGLFPDSLAAINSVTNTSITLVDDKQWLRNSINQRFYVVESPSAFCLV